From the genome of Archaeoglobus neptunius, one region includes:
- the nadA gene encoding quinolinate synthase NadA: MFVEQMFDIEGLKKQKNAVILSHNYQILPIQTIADSVGDSLELSMAARDVEADIIVFCGVDFMAETAAILNPNKKVLVPSTEARCPMAAQLNADMVRKAKEKYNAPFVAYVNTHASVKAVADVCCTSANVARVVENIDSETVLLGPDANLAWYAAEKTGKEVIPVPEYGNCCVHQSFTVKDVERARIEHPEAEIIVHPECRPEVQRFADFVGSTSQMIRYVAESGKNGIIIGTEIGLIERLVDEHPGKEIFPLRTSVCSAMKKNTLDGVVKVLREENNVVRVDEKIAVRARKAIERMFELC, from the coding sequence ATGTTCGTCGAACAAATGTTCGATATTGAAGGACTTAAAAAGCAGAAAAATGCCGTAATTTTGTCCCACAACTATCAGATTCTCCCGATTCAGACAATTGCAGATAGCGTGGGGGATAGTTTGGAGCTTTCAATGGCTGCAAGGGATGTGGAAGCTGATATTATCGTCTTTTGTGGGGTTGACTTCATGGCAGAGACGGCAGCGATACTCAATCCCAACAAAAAGGTGCTTGTACCATCTACTGAAGCAAGATGCCCGATGGCAGCACAGCTTAATGCAGATATGGTCAGGAAAGCGAAAGAGAAGTACAACGCTCCTTTTGTTGCCTATGTAAACACCCACGCTTCCGTGAAGGCAGTTGCAGATGTCTGCTGCACCTCTGCAAACGTCGCAAGGGTGGTGGAGAATATCGACAGCGAAACTGTTTTGCTTGGACCTGACGCCAATCTTGCCTGGTATGCCGCAGAGAAAACAGGTAAGGAAGTTATACCGGTTCCTGAATACGGAAACTGCTGCGTTCACCAGTCCTTTACAGTTAAAGACGTTGAAAGGGCCAGGATTGAACATCCAGAAGCTGAAATAATCGTCCATCCAGAATGCAGGCCAGAGGTGCAGAGGTTCGCAGATTTTGTGGGATCCACGAGTCAGATGATACGATACGTTGCGGAAAGCGGAAAGAATGGAATCATTATTGGCACGGAAATCGGACTGATAGAGAGACTGGTTGACGAACATCCCGGAAAGGAAATTTTTCCGCTCAGGACCTCTGTATGCAGTGCCATGAAGAAAAACACCCTTGATGGAGTGGTAAAGGTTCTCAGGGAGGAGAACAATGTGGTTAGGGTCGATGAGAAGATAGCCGTAAGGGCAAGAAAGGCGATTGAGAGGATGTTCGAGCTATGTTAG
- the nadX gene encoding aspartate dehydrogenase yields MLVGIIGFGAVGKWVAEWIERTEGFELTAILDAVKKSHEKLTTDVDEFLSRKMDVVVEAASQDAVKVYAERIIESGRHLIVLSVGAFADAEFFQRIREACMKTGKKVFIASGAIAGLDAIYSASELVEEVVITTRKNWRQFGRRGVVFEGYASEAATRFPKNLNVAIALSIAAGMEARVRLVGDDVEENIHEIVARGRFGEINIRIKNLPMEDNPKTSYLAALSVTRILRNLKGGVVV; encoded by the coding sequence ATGTTAGTGGGTATAATAGGCTTCGGTGCTGTTGGAAAATGGGTTGCAGAATGGATCGAGAGAACTGAGGGATTCGAACTGACCGCCATTTTAGATGCCGTGAAAAAGAGTCACGAGAAGCTGACCACAGACGTTGACGAGTTCTTATCTCGAAAGATGGATGTCGTGGTTGAGGCAGCGTCGCAGGATGCGGTTAAGGTTTACGCAGAAAGGATTATCGAGTCTGGCAGGCACCTGATCGTCCTTAGTGTAGGTGCGTTTGCGGATGCAGAATTTTTCCAGAGGATAAGGGAGGCCTGCATGAAAACAGGAAAAAAGGTGTTCATTGCTTCAGGAGCCATTGCAGGGCTCGATGCAATCTATTCCGCTTCTGAACTTGTGGAGGAAGTTGTGATAACGACGAGGAAGAACTGGAGGCAGTTTGGCCGGAGGGGGGTGGTTTTCGAGGGATATGCATCTGAAGCTGCCACCAGATTTCCAAAAAATCTGAACGTTGCCATTGCTTTGAGCATTGCTGCAGGGATGGAGGCAAGGGTTAGGCTCGTTGGCGATGATGTCGAGGAGAACATCCACGAGATAGTTGCCAGGGGGAGGTTTGGAGAAATAAACATTCGGATAAAAAATCTACCCATGGAAGATAATCCAAAAACCAGTTACCTTGCAGCCCTTTCCGTTACAAGGATTTTGAGAAACTTAAAAGGAGGAGTGGTTGTGTGA
- the nadC gene encoding carboxylating nicotinate-nucleotide diphosphorylase — MREVIKKRLLNFLEEDMPHGDITPVPSKNVIAEIIVRESCVLAGVDVARLLFEMVGIKVLNSRNDGEWVKAGEVVLKVGGRANRILQVERLALNLLMRMSGIATTTAKMVELARRVNPKIIIAATRKTTPGFRLFEKMAVEIGGGDTHRFSLSDCVMLKDNHLAVWGGIEKAMEGLKASFTKKIEVETKTIEEVLMAAKLGADIVMLDNFTPEMVELAVKKLESERLREKVILEVSGRITPENVEEYASKGVDVISSGYITHSARAIDFSLRVLG, encoded by the coding sequence GTGAGGGAAGTGATAAAGAAGAGATTGCTGAATTTCCTTGAGGAGGACATGCCTCACGGTGACATCACACCGGTTCCATCAAAAAACGTTATTGCGGAGATCATTGTCAGAGAGTCTTGCGTTCTCGCAGGTGTAGATGTGGCCAGGCTACTTTTTGAAATGGTGGGAATTAAGGTGTTAAACAGCAGAAATGATGGAGAATGGGTGAAAGCCGGTGAAGTTGTACTGAAGGTGGGAGGTCGGGCGAACAGAATTCTACAGGTCGAGAGGCTCGCCCTGAACCTTCTGATGCGAATGAGTGGTATTGCAACAACCACAGCGAAAATGGTTGAGTTGGCGAGAAGAGTCAATCCGAAAATTATAATCGCCGCAACGAGGAAAACCACCCCCGGATTCAGACTATTTGAGAAAATGGCCGTTGAAATTGGTGGAGGAGATACTCACAGATTTTCTCTATCCGACTGCGTTATGCTGAAGGATAACCACCTAGCCGTGTGGGGTGGCATCGAAAAGGCGATGGAAGGATTGAAAGCCAGCTTCACCAAAAAGATCGAGGTGGAGACCAAAACCATTGAGGAGGTTTTGATGGCGGCCAAGCTTGGTGCGGACATCGTGATGCTCGACAACTTCACGCCGGAGATGGTGGAGCTTGCTGTTAAAAAGCTCGAAAGTGAGAGATTGAGAGAAAAAGTGATACTGGAGGTTTCTGGAAGAATTACTCCTGAAAACGTCGAGGAATACGCATCAAAAGGTGTGGATGTGATTTCGTCAGGCTACATAACTCACTCCGCCAGGGCAATCGATTTCAGCCTTCGAGTGTTGGGCTGA